The following DNA comes from Metopolophium dirhodum isolate CAU chromosome 8, ASM1992520v1, whole genome shotgun sequence.
acaaatatatatatattatatacttataacaatattatgactcAAGTCTACGTTCTTacgttctattataatatatatttatatacataaacactatacataaatatgtgtgtgtgtgggtgtgtatgTTTAACACTCGACGAGTttgtatgacgtataatatgcaAGGGGagattgttgttgttgttgttgttttattgaatTCGCTTTTGTTTCTCGCACGTTTTGTTTGATTTGAATTGACGCGGATGACCGGTTGGAGGAAATAAGGTCGACGTTATCGTAACGATGACGCACTGCAATgtgttttttatactttttaaacttgGAAGAAGCGAATATAAACGGTACGCGGTTCGTGGCCGCGGGGTCGACGCCGACGGTCGACGGGTTGGACGAAACCGAGTGACCAACTCGCGTTGGCCACGTAGCTATCATTAACTGCCGTCGCGTTTCACGGGCGACCGTATGACGCTGGGcctggacgacgacgacgacgacgacggggTGGCCGTCGAACGTTTctgcgacggcggcggcgattcGACGTCCACCGGTACGGACGAGTGGTCGTAGTCTTCTTTAAAGTGCGGGCCCTCGGACAGTGTCTCTTCGATGATCACGAATATCTTGTCCTTGTCCGACTGtgagagaaaaacaaaaaaaaaaaacagccgATTAATCGTTTTGCATAACCGCGATTTCATAACCGCATGGTATTAACGACAATCCATCCTCGTGCAGTGACGCAGAACGGGAAAAAAGAGTAGATAAAACGAAATTATCATATTCAGTCCATAACATTGCAGCATGTTTACTGCAGTGGGGTAtgtcatatagtatatatacttacACCACTTATTACAaggatttattttattctacctTAAGCTAGATCCACTCTAACTTCTAGGTTCGATTAGATAAAGAAATAACGAGTGTGTTGCGATAAACCATCATCCTGTTAGTACTAGaaatttgtgaaaataattctcaaaacattattttttaagtacgcGTTACAAACAATTTAGAAATCACCACAGAAATCTTTCTGCTTCAAATATGACCGATAAGACATGAATTAAACAAACTTGTTTACGAATTACTTATCGGAGCAACATTTTCTACACgcaataaacaataaatcatgaaaatttaatttttacaatgggctatgaaaaaaatgtttggtatcGACATTACTCGGTCTGTATACTACCcagcaaaaacatttttaagttggtgtggaaaaatctgttttttccCTGAAAAGgattgttgggtaaaaattagATCAGGTTGTTTGTCATCACTCATCCTCCTCTCCTCTAAGAATGGTCATCATTGGTTCCATGTTGAATCAAACTCACCTCATTGATGAAGCCGAAGTGCACCAACTCCTGAGAGAGAGACAGCGCCGTGTCCGCGTCCGTTATGGAACACGTCAGTTGACGATTCATCTTGTCGTCCATCCGCAGTAGAATTGTCATCTGTAtggaataaaattgtattattaacgTTTCACTCTTCAGTTCGAGACCAATTTTACTAAGTATTTTATTCTAcggaatatattaataatatattatatgatgtaggtatattacgTAAATCGgtttatataactaataacacGGACCGTCGTTATATAAaccgatatttttaaaatgtctataccGAAAGGCGAGGATCctatatacctaacaataaGTTCGTGCGTGgggagattataatatattaatattatataataatataccgaccATAAAGTCATTTTGAGCATCGTCTCGCGGTTTGATGTTACACATCGTGTTGACGATACGTCTGACTTCGACGTCGATCGGGCCGGAGCTGCTCCTATCCGACGGGATGGACTGGTCCATTGAACCGGTCGGACTCTGCGGCTGGTACGTGGTAAGCCGCACAGGTCCAGGTTCCAGGGCGTATGCAGTCAACGGGTAAATGCCAAATCTGAATttatgatagaaaaaaaaacagagacGAACGTTACACATTATGTTAAATAGACGGCACACGATTGGGGGGGTCAAGAGTAAGAAGTATTGTTGTGTTTGTGGGTGGCAAGTGCTATGAAGTGGCTTTGGTTAACgaattcaatacaattttacccataattcataatttgcatataatataatataatatacgtcaagTGTTTAATCAGTTTCGACGTCTTTAAAATGTCGACTGTAATATTCGGTATAATATGACgagatgaaaaattaatttttgaaatacgaTCCTCAACGGttcaagttaaatataaatatattataatatataaaatataaacaaccgcttgattcaataaatataaatttaaataaataatatggatCGTCTGTCGTGGAATGATCAATTATGTTGGCTAACGTtgtcgaaaatattatttaccgtttaataataaaatgtttaaattaaacggtaaataatattttcgacgTCATGATTTAATGCATACATAAATTgtcataactaagaaatatGCAATGCGAAATCGGTGAAATGTGCCAAGTTAAATTTCGTTATTTTAACCTTATCGACTTATCTTTATATTCTACGAAGCGGAATTTGTACattagttaatatatatttatatcaattatacaataataatataatatataaatcagaaTAGAAAATATGCAAATGTGGCAAATCCTATAACTTCCTTATAGTcctaaatcaataataatgtttaatggatacaattatattataatattcttatctcactatagaataatataaataataacgttaGGTATAACTCACTTGACGTCTTCGACGAACTTTTCGAGCTTGTTGCTCTCCGGAACATCGGACATTTTGAACTGGACCGATCGAGTTTCGTCGTCGGGATGGAGTATCTCAGCAATTACTTTTTCCTGAGGGTACACCTCATCGGACAGTCGGTCGgcaaaatgttctaaaaacagaataaataagattaaaattaGTGCCAAGAAGGGGGTGCTTTTATTTAGGtcgaatagaaaaaaatgtaatttggttgtaagactatataatataatattatacaggcgATTCACCAAGCATATGCTCACCCCACTTTTTCTTCtacaataatgcagttatttaaattctgattttttgaatttctataaATGCGTATACTTAAAAAccatgatattttcaaattcttgagattttttgtactacttataAGATATGTCCATATATTTTACAGAGCCCATTTTAACACGCAATCCTTTATTTTCACAACCCTCGAGCAAACCCCGAGTACGAGACAGACCTTCGGAACCTACGATCGCTTACCAGTCTTGACCAGAGCGTACGCCGCGAGTAGTTTCAACGCGTGCACCTCATACAGTACGGGGTGGAAGAGCAACGTCCGGGCCGACGGACGTCTCTCAAAATCGGCCGTTAGACACTGGTAGATCAGGTCCTTTTGCAGTGGATCATCCAGCGACTCAATCGTGCGGTTGATGTGATCCTGCGTGACTAGCGTGCCGCTGTCGCCGTTGCCCTGTATCTCCAGCGTTGCCATTTCCAACGCACACATGCCAAACGCGTAAATGTCGATGGCGGGTGTCACGAAATCTGCAATCGAACGGTGAtacttttaatacattttaaaaaaagtagagGAAGAGACGTAGCGGCTGTCAGATCCTAcgaattttatagaaaaattaatattttgacatacattttattaattatataaattattattgtttttaaacttttgcctcatattattatagtgtttccAAGAGAGCGTAGACTTAATTACTAACAATTAGGTACGTTTTAAATGCCTTAAGGCTTTaactatatattgaaataacaaaaatacaacGTACCtaagaaattatataaacataacaaaaagAACCATCACGCAGTGtgcatacctatgtatatattataaatattattgagacAAATTCATTTCACTCACTTCCGCATTCGGGCGCGATGAAATGCATGTTTTTCATGTTTTCCCGGCAAGTCTTGATGTGCACATGAATGGTGTCCGGAGcaactatagtttttttttttttttaaaaaaaaaatttctattagtACCCTCACAATCACAGTCGTGCGTCAGCCCGATCCGACCGCACGTACGTTTGACCCAACCGTGTCCGGTCCTGGACAACCCACGCGGTCCTTAACGCCGGAACAATGTATACACCGCGAACGCGTTTACAATCCTACACAGAAACATGGGGCGGCCCTAGCATCGTCATTGCCTAGGACCGTCAGCCGGCGACAAAGTACAGTGCGGAACGTTTCGGAACATTGGCActgaaaacaagttttttttttccgtttttgtttttaaaccatGCTTAATATCGTAACAATTATCATCACCTTCCATAATAATTGCATACcacggtatatatattataggtacgttataatgtctaatgtttttttttttttagatatatatatatattttttggtaatgTTCCCTTACATGGCATGTTTCGCTCGTGCGGTACTTTACCTGATCCTATTTTCACGAGTCCATTGTGTTGGATAAATATCGTGTCACAGGTCAGATTCCCATGGATGATGGGCGGTGAACATGAATGCAAGTAACTGAAAAACAAAccacaacttttgttttttttttttggttttttttttgctttcggGCAGCGGTGGTCTttcagacacacacacacacacaccacggCCGGATAGCACAATTTTTTTGCCCCACTTTTTCAGACGTTCGTTATTctacacagaaaaaaaaacaccagcTATCGGCGGTTGTCCGGTCGGACCGGCGGCGCTCGGGAccactatataaattattcgttctcataattataaatatagctgCTAGTGcgcaatacaatacatattataaatatatatatgtatatatatttgtttaaatatatacaatatacatagataatatatatgttagtACACGTAACACAAtaaaaagtacaataaaaaaaatagtaaaaaaaaagtatatattacatatttatgtttattattgatattattaattaatatttgtgcgCCAAAGCAGCGGCAGGCGAATGTGGACGAAAGATTTTTGTCGAAGTAGCCATCGTATTGTTGCCTGAACGTGCGACGAGGACGCAAAACCACAACGACTATAACACTCTCCGACAACACGCACGACCcgcgactatattatatatattatattaatatatactacgACTGTACAAATTATACACCAGGTAGGTacaccatatatattatattatattattagtagttGTAGAAGTGtagtatactactatactatatatacaggTTGAGTGTGGTGGTGTCGACCGCGCCAGCGGTGTAAGTTTGGCGGATCGATTTTCCATATCGATTATAATTTCGGTTTGTTTTTCTCTTAtcgtttttcgatttttaatccttctgaaaaaatacaattatacacacacacacaaataataattgggCGTGCGCGTAAGACAGGAGATTATTGCCATCAGTCGCGATCTCGCTGTCCCGGAGGCGGTCTTCCACATCTTCTCCTGAGTAGTGATCTTAAGTTCTGCAATCAACGGCGGCTATGGCTATGGCGACAGTGACTCTTCCAGTTGTACCGGTgtgatatgttattataatattatattatgtttatcgagCATTTACCaccgtgttattattatatactatatattatactcacagatatttgttatattattatatacatacaatacctagctatatatatttattatatatatatattcgctattctatagaacataatatcatatacgctTTGCGCTGCTAACGGAAGAGCGCAACGGTAACGcggcgatttaaaaaaaaaaaaaaaagaaagtagAATGATCCTAATACCAACAGGATCGGAGTGTCCAGTGCAAGCACATACCTTAGGGCCGATAGGATTTGCGTGCACCATCGTTTCCACGCGGTCAGTGAAATCTTCTTCACGTTGCGTTTGGTACGCTTTAGGAACTGTTTCAACGAGCCAGAAGACATGTATTCTGTGATGAATATGACCTGCGCAAACACACAATAGACGTATACGTCGAGGTTAACGGACCGCATATATGTATAagcaatattcaataatatattattatgcacaagGTGATTTTTTGTAGGCactagttttttttacttttttttagataaagtAACATGGTGTATGATGATATTTATGTGATATGCAGCCGTTACGTAGTTTTGCAATGTTATCATAGctatacatttgcacaattatatacattttatcaaccaATCAGAATAACCGCGATTTGTGTGCAAAGTCCATCAAATATACGGAAAAAAATTTTACCTAACCATGTTACTTTATGATGGcttgtttattttgttaaaaacatctaccgaaaaaatatttcagaccGTCTATTATACGTCAACAAAATCACCCTGTGAGCACAATGTGAAACTACAAAGTATACGTTATTGAGGGGCGACACGGgaagagtatataatatacagtagaaaTTGTTTGATACAACATCAAAGGGGCCACATAGTTTGTAGCATTGACTTGACAGGTTGTACAAAAcggtacgaaaaaaaaacataggtacctagttaattcAATTGAGACTTAAGATTTTGTACGTATCAACCGATGTCATGCCTACTAAACAATTTCTACCGTATAtcgttaagtttttttttaaactttgtagGAGGCAAAGGGTGATTTTTGATCATATAGTAATTACGCGTGGTTTGTCGTTATGCGTGTCCGTCCAATACCGATGGAAGTTCACGATGTTGGGGTGCTGGAGTTGAGTGAGACTTTCAAACACCTGCCGGATCTTGTCTTCTTGGGCCTTGTAGTTTTTACGCTCCGAGAACTGCACCTCGTTCCACACCACTTCCACTCCCTCTTCAGTGTCCATGGCCAAGTACGCGCAGTCGATTCCGGGAACATCTCGTTGCTCCACCTACGAGAACAAAACAGAAAGTACCAGCTTTAATTAGTATTACTGTCATGATTCTATATAATGGACACAAAcacgtgtttattataatattgtgtgttttaTATTAAGCGCTTcctatgtaattatattgtcCACAATGTCCAATGGCACTATTACAAATATCAAACATTACGAAAATCAGTCGTTTTTAAAAAGTcttgaaatttaaatacttgtatCGTACCACGTCGAGCATGAATACGCTGTGTGGTTTGCGATAAAATAGCACGAGTTAGGTGCAAAGTAGGATACACGAAATCGATGTTGATAAATATCAATTGCAATGCTGCAGTCTGCAGAGTATATCATCTATagacttaatagttaatataggtacatgttagGCGTGACGCAATAGCCCTCGATGCATCCCCGCAGAGACTCTCCAACacgatattatatagtgtacagCAATCGAAACGATCTACATAGACCGCGAAATTTAACAGCCACGGTATATTAACGACGTTCCACCAATTGTTACAAGACGTGTTCTGACGCAATTATAGTGACGTAAACGGGCAGAACACGTCtgtcgttaatattattaatgcatattacatTATGCTTATCCGAACTCTTTCTCGCGAGACACTTTTCGACTACTAGAGGGTATATGACACACACCTTATCTGTGTCTCACATGAACTCTAGTACTTAACGCTAAGTATATATATCTAGTCGTGTAATTCTTAGTGCCTGGCCGCAAAGTGTCCCATGTAAAAGAGTTTTAAAATAGGACAAAAGTCGTCGAGCTACTCCGATgagaatataggtaggtagtcagTAGTTGATATGGGCCATGCGCGTAccgatattatgttttatggtTGTACACGTATTGTGCAGTTGTTCAGGGAAAACGTGGAATGAATTTTCGGGAACGATCAATATTATACcatctgtattatatattacaagttgGAGTCGTAAAACTACATCGAGAACGCAGCAGCACCGCTGCACCACAAATCACATCACAATGTCGGATTATGTGAAACTATAATGAATGTTACATCAAGGATTTTACAATTTATCAGCAATATCGTAAATAACCGAAAGATTACAACGAGTGGTAGTGGTATACTGTTGTAAGagcatttttatatcataataattggcatactcataaaatttaaatatcgtaaaaacataACAATCAGAAGGACGAACAAATTCGAAAATTAATCTTCTCGATACATTATATCATAGTATATTAGTGTCTACACACACAAGTAGGTAGGTTTATTCTttagaggacgtcacacccgcatattttattaacgtataacaaacgtacaacatggcaaattttgaTCTGAAGaatcaattttgtgttgttcGTTTCATTATCAAAGCTTTAAAATAACACTTTAAATaagtgaatttacctattatcaaatataaaggTGTAACATTAGCTGTTTTTGTACGGTGGTATTTTacgatgttttaatatttaatcgaGTAATGCTGAACGCAAATTTGGTATGCTGTACGTTTGTAAGTCAGAGACAACACATATACGAATACGGTGACctcttaaaacatttataagaaATTAACTCTATTGGATCAATATTAAGTAtagctaatattaataaatgaacacacacattttcagtaaaatcttcattattaatatctagaatgcaaaaaatataatatacaaaaaactgttaaaaatatattttacaaagacATTTGggtcgtttaaataataaagacccaggacatataaaaaaaatctttcaatTTGAGTtcccatataaaaaatattttgatagaaaCCTCATTTGCTTCCacgaatactaaaataaaatcgaaatgAAATGCACTCAAAATCATTCCGTATATAGTAGTGCACTTActgcattattaattattttatattatatacggccgCAATTACGAAATTGTTCTCTACACCGTAGGAGCTGGCACAACGACACGTGTACCGTCTTGCACAATGacaatatttacttatacaACAGAGAAACACATCCGCTCATGGCAGTTAAATTTGGCGTaagtcgatattatattataacgcggCGACTAATGACTGCGACGGAAAACACCTTTGGGATATGGATAGGGTAAAACTGTAAGGAAAAGtcattattaagtacctatttaatattatataattggacGAACTCAACGAACACGCTATATATGTTTAAGGTATAAGTCATCTATTGGGcaatagaaaaactaaaaaccaacGAGGAAACTGCGTTTTACGATATTCCGGCATAATAATTGTGTGAGAACGACgatataaataacaacaaaaacgaATGCAATAATCGAAGGTACATTACGATTAGTTATTTTTCCGAACGCCTGAACGAAAATAAAACCGAATAACAACGATCacgaaaataaattactttgttttGAGATATATTAATGTATGAAACACACGATACTATAAGTAGTACACACTTtttcatttacatattattatcgttgtacaCCCCGTTATTAATATAAGGCTTCTAATACAAAGGACACAGATTATATTGGCCTAATAATAGTCTACATAGATGAACATTAAAAAACAgtttacattatacaatgtatttacattactaatgttatgttacattatttacatttgctggattgtatataatatcattataaataatttatattcaagaaatataataaattaagtgacGTAGATTATTATTGTGTCATCACTTGTCCATGTAGCTAGTTAGGAGGCATTTGTAGTGTGGTTCGGACTCGTTttgataataacaaatataaataccgGATAcgacgtattattatatgaatattatatttgtacatttaaGTCTTAGTACCATTACGCGCCATTATTCTTGTACTGTCGGAAATAAGACGGCGAGGATGATTTGCGTCACATAAACGGAAACGCGACGCCAGTAATCACTCTCAATGAGTGTTATTATTTGACACATTTCGCGGCTATAAGCTTTTCGGCGCCGTATCGCATAACTCAACTCTACTCGAGACAAGTAGACACATCTCGACAAGTTTTCTACAAAACCCGAACTTAACGATGGCCACTGGTCACATCGAATACAAAGGAAGGAAAACTCGAGAACGTTAGTTGGTTCTGGaatgtaataaatttgtataggtatactgataTGAGTCTACGtggataaagataaaaattggtttaatattataatatctattattgtaaaattgtacaaTGCCtgtattattgaaaaaagtaTCCAACTCTATATAGTTGTTGTTGTCAGAGGTATAATAATGGTTGTAAGAAAAATAAGTcgataaaattctaaaatacgaCTTGGAAGTATTTTGGGTACGGTTGTGGAGGTTTAACACGAATGTTCGATACTTCGATCGCTGATGAAAGAAGGCGGGGGCATGCACTAAATTCCCGCCGGCAAATAAAACCAATTATGCTAGATTTTCGCAACGTTCCGCAAACGTCCATTTTCGACTAAACAACAACTCTTGACgataatcgtatttttaaaaacacgaCCATTAAAAACGCACATAGGCACGacaattgttatttgttgtcgACACTACGTCACTTCGGACGTGTAATttgaacaacaataatattattacattttaacgcAGAAACAGcgtaaacaacaatattttatacaatatataatgcgACTGGTTTCGAAAGCAACTAAATATGAGTGAATTTATAATTCTATACAACCGTGAACAGGATTCGGAAGTAgcaataagatattatatttcttatatccTACGCAGTATCTGTTACATGATTCGCCAATATATTTGTCGACAATCCAGTGTACGTTACGATTTTTCAAGACACGGTTCATGTGTGGGGGTTCCTGATCCAGGGTCGCGGTCAGTACCCTGGAGCTATTTTGAAAAAAGAACCAATCATAGGCTCCGTGATAACCTTCACTACATTACCGAAATATCGTTGAAATAGGCGAATAAAATGAACACGTTATGTAGTACCTACTACGTCCTGTCTACCTAcccaaaaagtttttaaaaaattgataaaataaataaaataatgaatgtataatattattctactatacaGTATAGTAGTATACAACTGGCTATACGTGAAATAggtatattgattatttattttttattaggtagtAAGAGTTATGTCGTGGATATTTGTTTATGGTGaaaattatacagttttaacaaacgttcaaaacattaaaaactacataattttcttttaagcGTTTTTTTCGGTCATGTTTTGTTCCCGCCAACCCCGAAACCCGACCTCGCATACGCcttgttgttgtttttactttgatcccctattataacgtttatataaatatgtatattgtgtgcATACACGGTCCACCGGAGTCGGCCTCGTcacgatgataatatatatacggaGACGCTTTAAAATTCGAAAATAGACGTGTGagcaatttattttttgcaCAAAGCGTAATCGGCCAAAAACTTTTTTCTCTTacataaaatcgtattttttttatttttattttatctaacaGCACGCGATATTAACAGAGCGTCGTGATGGCGGCCTTAGGGCACATCCACTGCTGTAGTatgacgtcgtcgtcgtcgtcgttactataataatcataagGTATATAGAATCATACAGACGAACCGCACGCGAATTTCAGTGACAAGGGCACACATCGGAGGCAAAGGCATGTTTACaaacggaaaataaaaatattttcgttcgTCTAATCGAGCGCGCAAGTTCATCTTAAATACGCGCGACGACGACACACCTCATCatgtactataatttatattgtaaatatacagATCAAAATACTTGCCAAATAGTTGTTGTGCCGGTAAACGACGTACGCAACTACTGAACCCAAAAGCCTAAGAAAacggtaaaaatattaaaatacatacttGACTGCTgcagatataatatacattagtgATACGTAAAATCGCCATCGCATATGACGTATGGATATTTTAGAGAAAAGCGAATTTTTCACAGGTCGTTTAATGCGATTAAGCACTGCTGCGTGTGGGTACCTCTACTAGAATTTGATTTTTCAgaaattaatatatacgtacgtTTAACCTCAACCCTGAAATCTCGATGCCAGCAAAGGACGGACGATTAACATATTTtgccaaaaataattttggacAACGGGTATGCTTAAATAATCCACGACCATccgaatgaataaaaatataatagtataaaatgtaaataaaaaaaaggaatgCGCGAGCGACGAGACTTGGCGATTTCGAGAAAAACTCGCTACACatacgcgtgtataatatacaaaaaagtcGTTCTCGGTAAAacactttaatttataataatattatcattatcgcgCACCCACACATCCcatcgtaaaaataatttattatacctagattatattaataaacaatacaataattattttaagtgctGGCATATTCCAACTGTCGAGTTAtcaatggaaaaattaaaattattgctcCCGGTGCTCGTCGTGTACCGTGGTTGCAGTGTTTTACTGTCAAGGAGCGATTTCGaagaacctataatattatactataacataatacctCTAGTCTCTATAgtataacgttttaaatatattcacacATTATATTCTTGAACCATTGTTTTTCGCAgaacgaaaataaattaaatttttaccatTCTATCTAAAGTCGTGGTGTAAATATAGGGTTCTTGGATATTGTAGTTATGAGTCTTCTCATTCGTGTCTTCTCGACGGCAGTGGCGGCGATATCTCATTACACGACGTGCACacgaattatttgaaaaaaatgttttaataaactgACAGATTATTATGCGTTTGATCTCGACAACCTTCCCGCGCGGTTATTATAGCCGACACCCGTCGTAACCATCTAACCGATTCGTTCGTTCGGTATACGAAATACCATACCGATAAACgggttataacaaaaatataaaatgtttgtcgTCATTACGCGTACTTTTTATTGCCGTGGcataaatggtaaaaaaagATATGGCATCGCCCTAGTCGAAACGCAGGGAAATCTCAGAAAACTCTTCTGGCCGATAAACCGTCTCCTCCACTCGTATACACTCGGTCTACATCCGTATCAGACGCCAAGcaggtacattataattaaattctcGATTATAATAGTCTGTtctttcgtataataatatattatgtaggtacagtgGAGCGCCGCTACTCGAAATTTATTTACGCGATATCAGGTCATTTATTGCACCGATATATAGACAACTCGTGGGTACGGGCtttctatagtataatagtattaaaaccgAGAACACGCCACTCTCGCATAAATTACACGCCATAACAGAATACCAACGCCTGTAAACTACACGATATTAGgtgtatactataaatattaacagaTCTACTTTTGGTAATTAATTTCAAACGAAAAACGCGCCGAAACATTATCCGCTGACCGGCTACGACTACAGGTTAGAGGCGCTGAAAAACTCACGCGGGAGATGCAGAAAAGAAGCAGAAGAAACCTGACACGGCGGTTGACAAAAACTACCAACGGGCCTAACCACCTATGGGGAGCGTATAATGACTAATATTTTCTATTCTCGGtcgttattttttcatttccGTCTCGtaatataacacacacacacacgcatgcTAACACGAGCAATACAACACc
Coding sequences within:
- the LOC132950115 gene encoding nuclear receptor-binding protein is translated as MPASGRGPDPTAAAVAAATAVAVKKTSLESGDDSEEESEILEESPCGRWLKRREVVEQRDVPGIDCAYLAMDTEEGVEVVWNEVQFSERKNYKAQEDKIRQVFESLTQLQHPNIVNFHRYWTDTHNDKPRVIFITEYMSSGSLKQFLKRTKRNVKKISLTAWKRWCTQILSALSYLHSCSPPIIHGNLTCDTIFIQHNGLVKIGSVAPDTIHVHIKTCRENMKNMHFIAPECGNFVTPAIDIYAFGMCALEMATLEIQGNGDSGTLVTQDHINRTIESLDDPLQKDLIYQCLTADFERRPSARTLLFHPVLYEVHALKLLAAYALVKTEHFADRLSDEVYPQEKVIAEILHPDDETRSVQFKMSDVPESNKLEKFVEDVKFGIYPLTAYALEPGPVRLTTYQPQSPTGSMDQSIPSDRSSSGPIDVEVRRIVNTMCNIKPRDDAQNDFMMTILLRMDDKMNRQLTCSITDADTALSLSQELVHFGFINESDKDKIFVIIEETLSEGPHFKEDYDHSSVPVDVESPPPSQKRSTATPSSSSSSSRPSVIRSPVKRDGS